One window of Lacerta agilis isolate rLacAgi1 chromosome 14, rLacAgi1.pri, whole genome shotgun sequence genomic DNA carries:
- the LOC117059414 gene encoding claudin-9-like produces the protein MSSAGLEILALGLCIVGWIGTILACALPMWRVTAFIGNNIVVAQIIWEGLWMNCIVQSTGQMQCKIYDSMLALSQDVQAARALMVVSVLLAILALLVGIVGAKCTNCVEDEGAKARIVITSGALFIISGLLTLIPVCWSANSIIRDFYNPLVAEALKRELGAALYVGWAASALLLLGGSLLCCSCPPREDRYPARIGYSVPARSTAPPGSGIDKRDYV, from the coding sequence ATGTCCTCCGCAGGGCTGGAGATCTTGGCCTTGGGCCTGTGCATTGTTGGTTGGATAGGGACCATCCTCGCTTGCGCCCTGCCCATGTGGAGGGTCACCGCGTTTATCGGGAACAACATTGTCGTGGCGCAGATCATCTGGGAGGGTCTGTGGATGAATTGCATCGTGCAGAGCACCGGGCAGATGCAGTGCAAGATCTACGACTCCATGCTGGCCCTCTCGCAGGACGTCCAAGCCGCCCGGGCCCTCATGGTCGTCTCTGTGCTGCTGGCCATCCTGGCGCTGCTGGTGGGCATCGTGGGAGCCAAGTGCACCAACTGCGTGGAGGACGAGGGGGCCAAGGCACGCATCGTCATCACCTCGGGGGCGCTCTTCATCATCTCGGGTCTCCTGACCCTCATCCCGGTGTGCTGGTCGGCCAACTCTATAATCCGCGACTTCTACAACCCATTGGTGGCCGAAGCCCTGAAAAGGGAGCTGGGGGCCGCCCTCTATGTTGGCTGGGCAGCTTCCGCACTGCTGCTGCTCGGAGGGTCGCTTCTATGTTGCTCCTGCCCGCCGCGGGAAGACCGCTACCCAGCCCGCATTGGGTACTCTGTCCCGGCCAGATCCACTGCACCTCCAGGCAGTGGGATTGACAAGCGGGACTATGTATGA